From a single Candidatus Nanopelagicales bacterium genomic region:
- a CDS encoding glutamate-5-semialdehyde dehydrogenase produces the protein MADAPDESRQAVEPDEREAVLSAARDARAAAVSLRILTTGEKNDAIVAIADRLRSARVPILEANAADVAAAREAGVEEGLVDRLALTDERLEEIVAALCVVADLPDPVGEVIRGYSLPNGLRVEQIRVPIGVVGIIYEARPNVTVDAAGLCLKSGNAVLLRGSSSAHRTNQALIDTMRAALRDRGLPEDAICQVPGTSHESVGHLMRARGLVDVLIPRGGASLINSVVEGSTVPVIETGIGNCHIYVDVFADLDKAVDIVVNAKTQRPSVCNAAETLLVHQAFAGTFLPRVARALTERGVRLHTDDRASGILAGAGIATVPASRKDWAEEYLSLDLAVAVVDDVADAVLHIRQWSSGHTEAVLSDSTRVIDEFVAGVDSAAVVVNASTRFTDGGELGFGAEIGISTQKLHARGPMALPELTTTTFVIRGTGQIRQG, from the coding sequence GTGGCAGACGCACCTGACGAGTCGAGGCAAGCCGTGGAGCCCGATGAGCGCGAGGCGGTGCTATCGGCCGCACGTGACGCGCGCGCGGCAGCCGTTAGCCTGCGGATCTTGACCACTGGGGAGAAGAACGATGCGATCGTCGCGATCGCGGACCGGTTGAGGTCAGCGCGGGTCCCGATACTGGAGGCGAACGCGGCGGACGTCGCGGCAGCGCGAGAGGCCGGAGTCGAAGAGGGTCTGGTCGACCGGCTCGCGCTCACTGACGAGCGGCTTGAGGAGATCGTGGCGGCGCTATGTGTTGTGGCAGACCTTCCGGACCCCGTGGGCGAAGTCATCCGCGGCTATTCGCTGCCCAACGGTCTGCGTGTCGAGCAGATCCGTGTGCCCATCGGGGTAGTGGGGATCATCTACGAGGCTCGCCCGAACGTAACCGTGGATGCCGCTGGCCTGTGTCTGAAGTCCGGCAACGCGGTGCTCTTGCGGGGATCGTCCTCGGCGCATAGGACGAACCAGGCGCTCATTGACACGATGCGGGCCGCGCTTCGCGATCGTGGCCTGCCCGAGGACGCCATTTGCCAGGTGCCCGGGACGTCGCATGAGTCGGTAGGTCACTTGATGAGGGCTCGGGGGCTTGTGGATGTGCTCATCCCGCGAGGCGGAGCTTCCCTCATCAACAGCGTCGTTGAGGGCTCAACGGTTCCCGTCATCGAAACCGGAATCGGGAACTGTCACATCTACGTTGACGTGTTCGCTGATCTTGATAAGGCGGTCGACATAGTCGTCAACGCCAAGACCCAGCGGCCCAGTGTGTGCAACGCCGCGGAAACGCTGTTGGTGCATCAGGCGTTCGCGGGGACGTTCCTGCCGCGCGTGGCCAGGGCCCTCACAGAGCGCGGCGTGCGACTTCACACGGACGATCGTGCCAGCGGGATTCTGGCCGGGGCCGGTATCGCGACCGTGCCCGCGAGCAGGAAGGACTGGGCCGAGGAGTACTTGTCCCTGGACCTCGCGGTAGCGGTTGTCGATGACGTGGCGGACGCTGTGCTCCACATTCGGCAGTGGTCCAGTGGCCACACCGAAGCTGTCCTGTCGGACTCGACGAGGGTGATTGATGAGTTTGTCGCAGGTGTCGATTCGGCCGCGGTGGTCGTGAACGCGTCAACCAGATTCACCGATGGAGGGGAACTGGGATTCGGAGCCGAGATTGGGATATCGACCCAGAAGCTCCACGCGCGCGGCCCCATGGCCTTGCCGGAACTCACTACGACAACATTCGTTATCCGGGGAACTGGACAGATTCGCCAGGGATGA
- the nadD gene encoding nicotinate-nucleotide adenylyltransferase, with protein MTTGAHAPSAVGIIGGTFDPIHYGHLIAASEVADQLSLDCVVFVPAGRPWKKGGSGQANAEDRYEMTVLATRGDPRFRVDRCDIDRPGPTYTVDTLRDLRDSLGPDARLHLIIGADSREEMSTWRDPEEVMSAAQVVAVSRAGHHSEAPPLPTGSVTDVKIPDMEISSTDIRGRVASGRSIRYLLPEPVRLFILQHGLYQEAP; from the coding sequence ATGACGACAGGGGCGCACGCGCCATCCGCCGTTGGCATCATTGGCGGCACTTTCGACCCCATCCACTATGGACACCTCATCGCCGCCAGTGAAGTGGCCGACCAGCTCAGCCTGGACTGCGTCGTGTTCGTCCCCGCTGGGAGACCATGGAAGAAGGGCGGGTCAGGCCAGGCGAACGCCGAAGATCGCTACGAGATGACAGTCCTGGCCACGCGGGGTGACCCCAGGTTCCGCGTAGACAGGTGCGACATCGACCGCCCAGGTCCGACGTACACCGTGGACACCCTCAGGGATCTGCGAGATTCCCTTGGGCCGGACGCGCGGCTCCATCTCATAATCGGCGCCGACTCTCGGGAGGAGATGTCGACCTGGCGTGATCCGGAGGAAGTCATGTCCGCGGCTCAGGTGGTAGCCGTGTCTAGGGCGGGACACCACTCGGAGGCCCCGCCGCTGCCGACGGGATCTGTCACCGACGTCAAGATTCCGGATATGGAGATCTCATCGACTGACATTCGCGGTCGGGTCGCTAGCGGTCGCTCGATCCGCTACCTGCTACCCGAGCCCGTTCGGCTGTTCATCCTCCAGCACGGTCTGTATCAGGAGGCACCTTGA
- a CDS encoding LCP family protein codes for MNSSPDEREHERRRRTARHLRFTLAAAALFGVAILAVAWTSRHSEPISPTTSPAASPSATATLPTTQPTLLIQATGTSGQVGNLLTGLGGSPGAASLVSVVPGNLVVSAPGVSSRPLSQTQSVLDPRLPESAVAATLGVRVDGSWRIDRKALAGLVDSVGGVTVNVPRRTRVIDGEDVVVLSLRKGTQALTGAQASWYAVGDVRRGTDVDAMSRFSAVMLPTLKNLPASDADLRETLTSLGWLAPATVATSDLATYLVGLADALRVGNVRTFTVPSTPVALRERTLRWVRYDLATPLFRDGLPLAQWQAGDSLQPRVLVMTGSTRPGLIASTRSKIESGGYVFVDGRGTPAPATELSTVQARGPKSWAKRTAQLLGLPGGSVRSSQSKSASGQPWADVDVNLGEDYVPSSARVG; via the coding sequence TTGAACAGCTCTCCCGACGAGCGGGAGCATGAACGGCGTCGCAGAACCGCGCGGCATCTGCGTTTCACCCTTGCGGCCGCAGCGCTGTTCGGGGTGGCCATACTCGCGGTCGCGTGGACATCCCGCCACAGCGAGCCGATCAGTCCCACGACAAGCCCAGCGGCGTCGCCCAGCGCGACCGCGACACTGCCAACGACGCAGCCGACTCTCCTGATCCAAGCGACCGGCACCTCCGGGCAGGTCGGAAACCTGCTGACCGGACTGGGCGGGAGTCCTGGCGCCGCGTCGTTGGTGTCGGTGGTGCCGGGCAACCTGGTCGTATCGGCTCCTGGAGTGAGTTCGCGGCCGCTGAGTCAGACCCAGTCCGTGCTCGACCCCCGGTTGCCGGAATCAGCCGTGGCGGCGACGTTAGGTGTTCGGGTTGACGGCTCCTGGCGCATCGACCGGAAGGCCCTGGCGGGCCTGGTGGACTCTGTCGGGGGAGTGACGGTGAACGTGCCGCGACGGACACGTGTCATAGACGGGGAAGATGTCGTCGTCCTGTCGCTTCGCAAGGGCACACAGGCACTAACCGGGGCACAGGCTTCCTGGTACGCGGTTGGGGATGTTCGCCGTGGCACGGATGTCGATGCCATGAGCAGGTTCTCGGCCGTGATGCTGCCGACTCTTAAGAACCTGCCCGCCAGCGACGCCGACCTACGAGAAACGCTGACGTCGCTCGGATGGCTAGCGCCTGCCACAGTCGCCACTTCGGATCTGGCCACGTACCTTGTGGGTCTCGCCGACGCCCTGCGTGTCGGCAACGTTCGGACCTTCACCGTGCCAAGCACGCCAGTTGCCCTGCGCGAGCGAACCCTGCGGTGGGTGCGGTACGACCTGGCGACACCGCTGTTTCGGGATGGACTGCCGCTGGCTCAGTGGCAGGCGGGCGATTCACTACAGCCAAGGGTCCTGGTCATGACCGGATCCACCAGGCCCGGGCTGATCGCATCAACACGCTCCAAGATTGAGAGCGGCGGCTACGTGTTCGTGGACGGTCGCGGAACTCCCGCTCCGGCTACCGAGCTAAGCACCGTTCAAGCGAGGGGTCCGAAGTCGTGGGCGAAGCGCACAGCGCAACTCCTTGGCCTGCCCGGCGGCTCGGTGCGCTCGTCCCAGTCCAAATCCGCGAGCGGTCAGCCGTGGGCGGACGTTGATGTGAACCTGGGTGAGGACTACGTGCCATCGTCAGCGCGAGTTGGTTGA